CTCCTGTCCCTTTTTGGCGAATTGTTGCAATGATATCTTCAGATAAGGCATTTAATTTGTTTAAATTGTAGCCCTTATCCAAAATACTTCCTACTACTAAGCTCAATGCAATAAAAATAATAATGCTGCCAAAGATACTGATAATCATAAGAAGCCAAAGTTTTGTTCGATTTTTCAAAATTCATCACCTGAAAACTGATAACCAACACCACGAATGCTACGAATGGAATGGTGACCTGTCATTTGTTCAAGTATTTTACGAAGACGACTGATAAAAACACTTAAATTGTTATCATCATAATGTTCATGCTGCCAAATATGTTGATAGATTTCCCTTTTTGTTAGTACACGATCAACATTTCGCATTAATAATTGGAGTAGCTGACATTCTACTGTCGTCAACCTTTGTTTTTGTCCATCATAATGTAGCATCGACTTGTCCATTTCAAGCACTAACTTGTTTAAACGTATACGATCAGAGTGATATTTGATGGAATGTCGTCTCAATTGGGCCTGTACGCGTGCAACAAGCTCAATAGGACTAAATGGCTTTGTCACATAATCGTCCGCACCTAATCCAAGTACCGTAATTTTATCTTCAACTTCTCTTCTAGCACTTAACACAATAACAAGCGGCTGTAAATGTTCTTCTTTTAAATAGTGTAGTACCTCAAATCCATCACCATTCGCCATCATCAAATCCAGGATAATCATGTCAAATGACTTTTGCTGCAATTGTCCAATGGCATCTTGTCCTGATGCAGCCTCTATCACTTTTATATGTGCATTTTCTAAATGTAGTCGGATTAATTGGCGAATACTGCTCTCATCATCAATAATTAGAATTTGATTCATCGTTGTTCATCCTCCTCCCAAATCGTATTAAATCTACTTACTATTATAGAAGAAAAAAATCTAATCATATAGGAACTTTATTATCCATTAAGATTTCATTAAGAAAACCCTTTTTATAGATTGTTAGAATTAAAGGAAAGGAGGAGTAATGACATGAAAAATAAGTTATTTATTGCAGGTATGGTGACAACCTTTGCTACGATAGGGGCAGTGTCAGTATT
This genomic stretch from Lysinibacillus pakistanensis harbors:
- a CDS encoding response regulator transcription factor produces the protein MNQILIIDDESSIRQLIRLHLENAHIKVIEAASGQDAIGQLQQKSFDMIILDLMMANGDGFEVLHYLKEEHLQPLVIVLSARREVEDKITVLGLGADDYVTKPFSPIELVARVQAQLRRHSIKYHSDRIRLNKLVLEMDKSMLHYDGQKQRLTTVECQLLQLLMRNVDRVLTKREIYQHIWQHEHYDDNNLSVFISRLRKILEQMTGHHSIRSIRGVGYQFSGDEF